Within the Thermanaeromonas toyohensis ToBE genome, the region AATGGGTTGCCCTGCTCGTCGACAGGGCTGGTAGCTGTTCCTATGAGCGAGAATGCTGGCAAATGTAACTGCACCAACCAATCTGCCACGTAATAATGCTGGATTTCATGCTTGAAATTATCCAGCTTCAACCCGGTAGCCGTAATTGTGCCGAGTTCGCAGGGTAGCCCGGAAATAACCCTAGCTGTACGCTCAGATATGCGCATATCAATAAGGGAGGCCAGTTGCTTAAAGGGGTCAGTCATAATAGTACCGCCTCCGAACGTAATCTTCGCTGGCAAGTTCTAAAGTCATGTGCCCTGGAGAGCCCAAGTCATGTTTAACGCTTGTGACTAATAACTCCCACCCATCTAAGCTTACCTTATCCCCTGCTCGAATGGTATTTATATCAATTGCAGTAACAGTTAGCGTTTCTTGCATACCAGTTAGTGCTTTTCTGGCCGCTTCTATGGCTTGAGCTACTGTTTCTATTTTGCTGTCCTGGATTACCTTCTGCAGAGTACCGTATTTATCATTTTCCCCGTACTCTATAGCCAGCACTGGAGACGGGAGATCTTCTCTATCCTCTTCACTCCCGTACAATCGGCCTATCTCTTCTAGGGTCATACCGCTAGTATCTATTTCCGTTCTCGCCTTTTTTGCTGTCCCCAAAACCTTAACTGCGGTTACTGTTCCCTCCAGTGTCCGTCGTTGTACTAGACTTTCCACATTCTGACCACTCTCCAGCACCCATACCGTCTCATTGCTACCAAGCTGCACCAGTTCCAGTCCGTAAGGCGTCATACGTGGCCGATAAAGGCCTCCCCCTTTGGTGGCTGTTTCTTTGAGATCAGCCATCATCATCGAGTAAATTGACTGCGCCCGGTAAACGGCCCTTACTAAGGGTATCCCAGTATCCGCAATATTCCCAAGCGGTATGTTCCAGTCCGCAGCGTAACGCTCAATCCGCTGGCTTGCCGTCTGGCCTGCCGGGAGAATATATTCGTCTTCACTTTTTGCCAGGTATATCGTTTTATCGTAAATCGTTACCGTAATATGTTTTTGACCATGGCTTTCGCTTTCTACTTCCCATACCACACCCGGATGCAGAAGATATACCATCTCAGTACCACCAAATGGGATACCGGACACTCTTATCTCCTGGCCTGGTGTTATCCCAGGGAAGTCGGGTGTTACTACCAGCCTGACCGTTGCCCGGTATGCTATTTCGTCCAAGCTTTCCTCCAGCGTTATGCTCTCTACCAGGTCCCGAAGAAAATACTTGTTGTCAAGTACCACCTCATACCGGCTTAGCCCGGGATTAATCATACTGGCATCACCAGCTTCATGCCTGGATAAATCAAATTGGGATCCGGGCCTATCGTCTCCTTGTTGGCCTCATATATTTCCCTCCACCTGGCCCCGCTGCCTAGCTCCAGCTTGGCTATCTTCCAGAGACTGTCGCCAGGTCTGACTTCGTACACTTTGGGTACTGGCTTCAGATCCGGTCTGACCTCCATTGCAAAACTAGCCGCTGGAGTAGTGACTTCAGCCGCCGTCCTTACCTTCACTTCACGCCAGGTTCTCAAGGTCAGGTCAAAGTAAACATCTCCGGGTTCACCGCCCTTAAATGTGGTAACATGAGCCGTTACCAATACTGGCACGTTGATAATGGTATCGGTTATAAGAAAACGCACTGGCTTTCTACTCATAGTCCAGGCCGTGAGCTGATTCATGGCCTCTTGTGGATCTGGCAAGTCAGGGTAACGGCAGTATCCTGGGTCGTAGTGCTTGGGGAAAAAAGAAGAGAAGCTGATTTCTTTCAGCTTCTCTCCTGTAGGAAAATCCACTTCTCCGAGGTTCATGATGTTCACTGTTTCGTACTGTTTTTCCCTACGGATAGTAACTTCGCTAGGGTTAACCGGTAAGTGTAATACTGGCCCAGCTGGGTCAATTAAAAAAAATCCATAAGATCACCAGCCTCGTGTTTAATCGGGGTTTAACTCCATAGCCAAAGGCAGCCCATTTTTATCATCCACTTCTGCCCTATATAACTTAACCTTATCGTTTGACAAAATCACTCTAGCTATAAAAACGGCTAGTCTCTTTCCTTCTTCATCGTGATAAATAGGCGTTTTAACAACTGCCCATCGCTGTTTCCCATCAGAGTATACCTGGACATCGGATATCAAATCATACCAGGAAGTCTTATACTTTGGATTGCCATTGCCGCCAAAGTTTTCATAAAGATACTGCTTTAGCGCCTCGGTACTTTCCTTGTCTGCTGTTACACTCCCTCGCACATTTTCCAGGCTTTGTCTTTGTTGCTCTAGAGAGCCTGAGTTAACTCTTGTCTCTTGGCTTCCATTCGATATAGCGCTCTCGCTAGCTTGTTGCGGTGATGCTATATTACCAGATTTTGCAGCTTGGCTCT harbors:
- a CDS encoding XkdQ/YqbQ family protein codes for the protein MINPGLSRYEVVLDNKYFLRDLVESITLEESLDEIAYRATVRLVVTPDFPGITPGQEIRVSGIPFGGTEMVYLLHPGVVWEVESESHGQKHITVTIYDKTIYLAKSEDEYILPAGQTASQRIERYAADWNIPLGNIADTGIPLVRAVYRAQSIYSMMMADLKETATKGGGLYRPRMTPYGLELVQLGSNETVWVLESGQNVESLVQRRTLEGTVTAVKVLGTAKKARTEIDTSGMTLEEIGRLYGSEEDREDLPSPVLAIEYGENDKYGTLQKVIQDSKIETVAQAIEAARKALTGMQETLTVTAIDINTIRAGDKVSLDGWELLVTSVKHDLGSPGHMTLELASEDYVRRRYYYD
- a CDS encoding LysM peptidoglycan-binding domain-containing protein, with translation MNLGEVDFPTGEKLKEISFSSFFPKHYDPGYCRYPDLPDPQEAMNQLTAWTMSRKPVRFLITDTIINVPVLVTAHVTTFKGGEPGDVYFDLTLRTWREVKVRTAAEVTTPAASFAMEVRPDLKPVPKVYEVRPGDSLWKIAKLELGSGARWREIYEANKETIGPDPNLIYPGMKLVMPV